One Chryseobacterium indoltheticum DNA segment encodes these proteins:
- the ychF gene encoding redox-regulated ATPase YchF, translating into MKCGIVGLPNVGKSTLFNCLSNAKAQSANYPFCTIEPNLGTVSVPDQRLFELEKLVNPERVLPAVVEIVDIAGLVKGASKGEGLGNQFLANIRECEAIIHVLRCFENGNIIHVEGSVDPLRDKDIIDIELQLKDLETVGKAVEKAKKFIKSGKKEDLLTYETLQNLQKHLEDGRNAREFAMDDFAKSIIGEVQLLTNKPVLYVCNVDENSIKNGNEWIAKIEEMAKGEGAEVVVLAAQIEADINELETFEEREIFLEELGLTEPGVNRLIRKAYDLLKLQTYFTAGVKEVRAWTIGQGWTAPQAAGVIHTDFEKGFIRAEVIRYNDYVTYGSEAKVKEAGKLSVEGKEYIVQDGDVMHFRFNV; encoded by the coding sequence ATGAAATGTGGAATCGTAGGCTTACCGAATGTAGGTAAATCAACTCTTTTTAACTGCTTAAGCAATGCTAAAGCGCAGTCTGCCAATTATCCTTTCTGTACTATCGAGCCTAATTTAGGAACGGTTTCTGTACCGGATCAGAGATTATTTGAGCTTGAAAAATTGGTAAATCCTGAAAGAGTTTTGCCTGCTGTTGTAGAGATTGTAGATATTGCTGGTCTTGTAAAAGGAGCAAGTAAAGGAGAAGGTTTAGGAAACCAATTCTTGGCAAACATTCGTGAGTGTGAGGCGATTATTCATGTTTTGAGATGTTTTGAAAACGGAAATATTATCCACGTTGAAGGTTCAGTAGATCCTTTGAGAGATAAAGATATTATCGATATCGAGCTTCAGTTGAAAGATTTGGAAACAGTTGGAAAAGCTGTTGAAAAAGCGAAAAAATTCATCAAATCTGGTAAGAAAGAAGATTTATTAACATACGAAACACTTCAAAATCTTCAGAAACACCTTGAAGACGGTAGAAATGCAAGAGAATTTGCAATGGATGATTTTGCAAAATCAATCATTGGTGAAGTTCAGCTTTTGACGAATAAACCGGTTCTTTACGTTTGTAATGTGGATGAAAATTCAATTAAAAACGGAAACGAATGGATTGCAAAAATTGAAGAAATGGCGAAAGGTGAAGGTGCTGAAGTTGTTGTTTTGGCAGCTCAGATCGAAGCTGATATTAATGAGCTTGAAACTTTTGAAGAAAGAGAAATTTTCTTAGAAGAATTAGGTCTTACAGAACCTGGAGTAAACCGTTTGATAAGAAAAGCTTATGACTTATTAAAGCTTCAAACCTATTTTACAGCAGGTGTAAAAGAAGTAAGAGCCTGGACAATCGGACAAGGTTGGACAGCTCCTCAAGCTGCAGGAGTAATCCATACAGATTTCGAAAAAGGTTTCATCCGTGCAGAAGTAATCAGATACAATGATTATGTAACGTATGGTTCTGAAGCAAAAGTAAAAGAAGCTGGAAAGCTTTCTGTAGAAGGTAAAGAATACATCGTTCAGGACGGTGATGTGATGCACTTCAGATTTAATGTTTAA
- a CDS encoding ferritin — protein sequence MNTNRLSPALEKALSDQMNKEIHASHTFLSYGIWADDKGYQGIANFLYRHAQEERNHSIKFMEYVLNRGGKPKVEAIPEPPVDPESLTTCFDGVFKHEVDNTTAIYRLVDLALEEKDWATWNFMQWFVQEQIEEETLAANLIDKLKIAGGDRASNESLFTLDRALEAAPNDVPLAQEATGDNP from the coding sequence ATGAATACCAACAGACTTTCACCTGCGCTGGAAAAAGCATTGAGTGATCAGATGAATAAAGAAATTCACGCTTCACACACATTTTTATCTTACGGAATTTGGGCAGATGATAAAGGATATCAGGGAATTGCCAACTTTCTGTACCGTCATGCACAGGAAGAAAGAAATCATTCCATAAAATTTATGGAATATGTTTTAAACAGAGGCGGGAAGCCAAAAGTAGAAGCCATCCCGGAACCTCCTGTTGATCCCGAATCTTTAACTACTTGTTTCGATGGAGTTTTTAAGCACGAAGTGGATAATACTACGGCGATTTACAGATTGGTCGATTTAGCGTTAGAAGAAAAAGATTGGGCAACGTGGAATTTTATGCAGTGGTTTGTACAGGAACAAATTGAGGAAGAAACATTAGCTGCGAATCTGATTGATAAATTAAAAATTGCAGGCGGTGACAGAGCAAGCAATGAATCACTTTTTACATTGGATCGTGCATTGGAAGCGGCTCCAAATGATGTTCCCCTTGCTCAGGAAGCGACAGGAGATAATCCGTAA